In Nonomuraea sp. NBC_00507, the following are encoded in one genomic region:
- a CDS encoding NAD-dependent epimerase/dehydratase family protein — protein sequence MRVVVVGATGNVGTSVVRALAGDVNVTSIVGVARRMPGWRVDRTDWRQADVVSADLTRIFDGADVVVHLAWLFQPTRDPATTWRANVLGSMRVFRAAAEAGVPALVHASSVGAYSPGPKDRPVDESWPTHGWPGAAYGREKAYVERVLDVFEHDHPGIRVVRMRPGFVFQRVAATEQRRLFAGPFVPRRLVRPGRIPFVPDIPGLRLQVVHAGDVAEAYRLAVTRPVKGAFNIAAEPVLYPHDLAELLGTRTVPVPRGLARAAVAAGWHMRLLPAAPGLLDMALRLPVMKVERARDVLGWTPARSSFEAVRELIDGLHDGAGMDTAPLAPDAGPVDRLKELATGIGGRP from the coding sequence ATGAGAGTCGTTGTGGTTGGTGCTACCGGGAACGTCGGCACCAGTGTGGTGCGTGCGCTGGCCGGGGACGTTAACGTGACCTCGATCGTGGGCGTCGCGCGCCGGATGCCCGGGTGGCGGGTCGACCGCACCGACTGGCGGCAGGCCGACGTGGTCTCCGCCGACCTGACACGGATCTTCGACGGCGCGGACGTCGTGGTGCACCTGGCGTGGTTGTTCCAGCCGACCAGGGATCCGGCGACGACCTGGCGGGCGAACGTGCTCGGCAGCATGCGGGTCTTCCGCGCCGCGGCGGAGGCGGGGGTGCCTGCGCTGGTCCATGCCTCGTCCGTGGGGGCGTACTCGCCGGGGCCCAAGGACCGTCCTGTGGACGAGAGCTGGCCCACGCACGGCTGGCCGGGCGCCGCGTACGGACGGGAGAAGGCGTACGTGGAGCGGGTGCTCGACGTCTTCGAGCATGATCACCCCGGCATCCGGGTGGTGCGGATGCGGCCGGGGTTCGTCTTCCAGCGGGTGGCCGCGACCGAGCAACGCAGACTGTTCGCCGGGCCGTTCGTGCCGCGGCGGCTGGTCCGGCCGGGGCGCATCCCGTTCGTCCCGGACATTCCCGGGCTGCGGTTGCAGGTGGTGCATGCCGGGGACGTCGCCGAGGCCTACCGGCTGGCCGTCACGCGGCCGGTGAAGGGCGCGTTCAACATCGCCGCCGAGCCCGTCCTGTACCCGCACGACCTGGCCGAGCTGCTCGGCACCCGTACGGTGCCGGTGCCGCGGGGCCTGGCCAGGGCGGCCGTGGCGGCAGGGTGGCACATGAGGCTGCTGCCCGCCGCGCCGGGCCTGCTCGACATGGCCCTGCGGCTCCCGGTCATGAAGGTGGAACGTGCCAGGGACGTGCTGGGCTGGACGCCGGCGCGCTCGTCGTTCGAGGCGGTGCGGGAGCTGATCGACGGCCTGCACGACGGGGCGGGCATGGACACCGCCCCGCTCGCGCCGGACGCGGGTCCGGTCGACCGGCTCAAGGAGCTCGCCACCGGCATCGGCGGACGCCCGTAG
- a CDS encoding zinc-dependent alcohol dehydrogenase, translating into MKAVTWHGKRDVRVENVPDPAIKEPNDAVIKVTSTGICGSDLHLYEVLGPFMAEGDILGHEPMGIVEEVGPSISTIKPGDRVVIPFNISCGHCHMCGMELYAQCETTQVREQGTGAALFGYTRLYGRVPGGQAEYLRVPEAQFGPIKVPEGPPDERFVYLSDVLPTAWQAVEYADIPEGGSVTVFGLGPIGQMSARIAHHLGHRVIGVDGVMARLAMARRHGIEIVDASEVHNVPEEIRYRTSGRGTDSVIDAVGMEAHGSPAAKLAQTLTGLLPDAVAAPLMSNAGVDRLAALNQAIDSVRRGGVISVVGVYGGMTDPLPMLRMFDKGITLRMGQAHVRRWISRLMPLVTDEADPLGVMDLTTHRMPLEQAPRAYEMFQKKADGAIKILLQP; encoded by the coding sequence ATGAAGGCAGTCACCTGGCACGGCAAGCGCGACGTCCGGGTCGAGAACGTGCCCGATCCGGCGATCAAGGAGCCCAACGACGCGGTCATCAAGGTGACCAGCACCGGGATCTGCGGCTCCGACCTACACCTGTACGAGGTGCTGGGCCCATTCATGGCCGAGGGTGACATCCTGGGCCACGAGCCCATGGGGATCGTCGAGGAGGTCGGCCCGTCGATCTCCACCATCAAGCCCGGCGACCGCGTGGTCATCCCGTTCAACATCTCCTGCGGCCACTGCCACATGTGCGGGATGGAGCTGTACGCGCAGTGCGAGACCACCCAGGTACGCGAGCAGGGCACCGGCGCCGCCCTGTTCGGCTACACCAGGCTGTACGGGCGGGTGCCCGGCGGCCAGGCCGAATACCTGCGGGTGCCGGAGGCCCAGTTCGGCCCGATCAAGGTGCCGGAGGGACCGCCGGACGAGCGCTTCGTCTACCTGTCGGACGTGTTGCCGACCGCCTGGCAGGCCGTCGAGTACGCCGATATCCCCGAAGGCGGCAGCGTCACCGTCTTCGGCTTGGGCCCCATCGGCCAGATGAGCGCCCGCATCGCCCACCACCTCGGCCACCGCGTGATCGGCGTGGACGGCGTCATGGCCCGCCTGGCGATGGCGCGCCGCCACGGCATCGAGATCGTCGATGCCAGCGAGGTGCACAACGTGCCCGAGGAGATCCGCTACCGGACGTCGGGACGCGGCACGGACTCCGTCATCGACGCGGTCGGCATGGAGGCCCATGGCTCGCCTGCCGCCAAGCTCGCCCAGACGCTCACCGGCCTGCTGCCCGACGCGGTGGCCGCCCCGCTGATGTCCAACGCGGGCGTCGACCGCCTGGCGGCGCTCAACCAGGCCATCGACTCCGTCCGCCGGGGCGGCGTGATCTCCGTCGTCGGCGTCTATGGCGGCATGACGGATCCGCTGCCGATGTTGCGCATGTTCGACAAGGGCATCACGTTGCGCATGGGCCAGGCCCACGTCAGGCGGTGGATCAGCCGGCTGATGCCGCTGGTCACCGACGAGGCCGACCCGCTCGGCGTGATGGACCTGACCACGCACCGGATGCCGCTCGAGCAGGCGCCGCGCGCGTATGAGATGTTCCAGAAGAAGGCAGACGGGGCCATAAAGATTCTGCTCCAGCCGTAA
- a CDS encoding glycoside hydrolase family 6 protein has protein sequence MTAASVAALGLVVGQSTAANAAVACDVTYSANSWTSSPGQGGFTANITLKNTGDPITSWSLAFDYPTTGQKYTPTGWGANWTQSGTRVTGTNMPYNGSLGTGASVSVGFNGTWTGTNPNPETFSVNGVTCGGTQTTPSVVLSASSVAVNEGGTATFTARLSSAPAANVTVSTARTSGDTDLTVSSGGSLTFSPSNWNTPQTVTLAAAQDSDTTAGTAAFSVGVTGATGATVNATEVDDDSVQEQSIIVTPTAVTVPEGSTATYTVKLATQPSSNVTVTSAAGTGDTNITISSGASLTFSPTTWNTAQTVTLAAAQDTDTTNGSRPITVSSTGLTSQTVTATEADDDGVTNPTHVENPYAGATGYVNPNWSAKAAAEPGGSAVANTSTAVWMDRIAAIAGSSSAMGLRAHLDEAVRQDAANGSAPLTIQVVVYNLPNRDCSALASSGELLIAQDGFNRYKSEYIDPIAAIFRDSKYANLRIVAIIEPDSLPNLVTNINSFEKCREANGPGGYVDGVRYALNQLEPITNVYSYIDAAHHAWLGWDSNFQPAVDLFYNTVSGTTAGVDSVDGFIVNTANYSITTEPHFTINTQVGNQSVRASNWVDWNYYIDERTFATELRNRLITKGFRSGLGMLIDTSRNGWGGSARPTAPSTSTELNPFVDQSRADRRIHAGNWCNQNGAGLGARPTASPAAGFDAYVWIKPPGESDGASRDIPNDEGKKFDRMCDPTYTGNNLNKFNMSGALPDAPLSGQWFSAQFRQLLANAYPPVN, from the coding sequence ATGACCGCCGCGAGTGTCGCGGCCTTAGGACTCGTCGTCGGCCAGAGCACGGCCGCGAACGCCGCGGTCGCCTGCGACGTGACCTACTCTGCCAACTCGTGGACGAGCAGCCCTGGTCAGGGCGGTTTCACCGCGAACATCACGTTGAAGAACACCGGCGACCCCATTACGTCATGGTCGCTGGCCTTTGACTACCCGACCACCGGCCAGAAGTACACGCCGACCGGCTGGGGGGCGAACTGGACCCAGTCCGGAACCCGAGTGACCGGCACCAACATGCCCTACAACGGCAGCCTCGGCACCGGCGCCTCCGTGTCCGTCGGCTTCAACGGCACGTGGACGGGCACCAACCCGAACCCGGAGACGTTCAGCGTCAACGGCGTCACCTGCGGCGGCACCCAGACGACCCCGTCGGTGGTGTTGTCGGCCAGCTCGGTCGCGGTCAACGAGGGCGGCACCGCGACGTTCACCGCCAGGCTGTCGTCCGCGCCGGCGGCGAACGTGACCGTCTCCACCGCGCGTACCAGCGGTGACACGGACCTGACCGTCAGCTCCGGCGGGTCGCTGACCTTCTCGCCGTCCAACTGGAACACTCCGCAGACGGTCACCCTGGCCGCCGCGCAGGACTCCGACACGACCGCGGGCACGGCGGCCTTCAGCGTCGGCGTCACCGGCGCCACCGGCGCCACGGTCAACGCCACCGAGGTGGACGACGACTCCGTCCAGGAGCAGTCGATCATCGTGACGCCGACCGCGGTGACCGTGCCCGAGGGCTCGACCGCCACGTACACGGTGAAGCTGGCCACCCAGCCCTCCTCGAACGTGACCGTCACCTCGGCGGCCGGCACCGGCGACACCAACATCACCATCTCCTCCGGCGCCAGCCTCACGTTCAGCCCCACGACGTGGAACACCGCGCAGACGGTGACCCTGGCCGCCGCGCAGGACACCGACACCACCAACGGCAGCCGGCCCATCACGGTCTCCTCCACCGGGCTGACCTCGCAGACCGTCACCGCCACCGAGGCCGATGACGACGGCGTCACCAACCCGACCCACGTCGAGAACCCGTACGCCGGCGCCACCGGCTACGTGAACCCGAACTGGTCCGCCAAGGCGGCCGCCGAGCCGGGTGGCTCCGCCGTGGCCAACACCTCCACGGCCGTGTGGATGGACCGCATCGCCGCCATCGCCGGCTCCTCCTCGGCCATGGGCCTGCGCGCCCACCTGGACGAGGCGGTCAGGCAGGACGCCGCCAACGGCTCCGCACCGCTGACGATCCAGGTCGTCGTCTACAACCTGCCCAACCGCGACTGCTCGGCGCTGGCCTCCAGCGGTGAGCTCCTCATCGCCCAGGACGGGTTCAACCGCTACAAGAGCGAGTACATCGACCCCATCGCGGCCATCTTCCGCGACTCCAAGTACGCCAACCTGCGCATCGTCGCGATCATCGAGCCCGACTCGCTGCCGAACCTGGTCACCAACATCAACTCCTTCGAGAAGTGCCGGGAGGCCAACGGCCCCGGCGGCTACGTCGACGGCGTCCGGTACGCGCTGAACCAGCTCGAGCCCATCACCAACGTCTACTCCTACATCGACGCCGCTCACCACGCGTGGCTCGGCTGGGACTCGAACTTCCAGCCGGCCGTCGACCTCTTCTACAACACCGTCTCCGGCACCACCGCCGGGGTGGACAGCGTGGACGGCTTCATCGTCAACACCGCCAACTACTCCATCACCACCGAGCCGCACTTCACCATCAACACCCAGGTGGGCAACCAGTCGGTCCGGGCGTCGAACTGGGTGGACTGGAACTACTACATCGACGAGCGGACCTTCGCGACGGAGCTGCGTAACAGGCTGATCACCAAGGGCTTCCGCTCCGGGCTCGGCATGCTGATCGACACCTCGCGCAACGGCTGGGGCGGCAGCGCCCGCCCGACCGCGCCGAGCACCTCGACGGAGCTCAACCCGTTCGTCGACCAGTCGCGCGCCGACCGCCGTATCCACGCCGGCAACTGGTGCAACCAGAACGGCGCAGGCCTGGGGGCGCGGCCCACCGCCAGCCCCGCCGCCGGCTTCGACGCCTACGTCTGGATCAAGCCTCCGGGCGAGTCCGACGGCGCCAGCAGGGACATCCCGAACGACGAGGGCAAGAAGTTCGACCGGATGTGCGACCCGACCTACACCGGCAACAACCTCAACAAGTTCAACATGTCGGGTGCGCTGCCCGACGCGCCGTTGTCCGGACAGTGGTTCTCCGCGCAGTTCCGCCAGCTGCTGGCGAACGCCTACCCGCCGGTCAACTGA
- the folP gene encoding dihydropteroate synthase: MSGEQLSPGIISPVRRIGRREFDFERQVAIMAIVNRTPNSFHDQGRTYALDGAVAAAKKAVDDGADWVDIGGFAFSAAQAQIGTAEEIERVAPVIAEVRAVTDAVISVDTHRPEVAQAAIEAGADVINDTNGLREPGIAEVAAAAGVSVVVTHSLGGPGQRVFRPSYADVVAEVADFLRERVAFALKAGIAPEKIIIDPGHDLNKNTFHSLELTRRLEEITSIGYPTLVALSNKDFIGETLDRPQGERKDGTIAVNVVSIVKGARILRVHDVPAAVDSVRMTEAVLGWRGPLAPSHNLA, translated from the coding sequence GTGAGCGGCGAGCAGCTTTCCCCCGGGATCATCTCTCCGGTCCGGCGCATCGGGCGGCGGGAGTTCGATTTCGAGCGCCAGGTCGCCATCATGGCCATCGTCAACCGGACCCCTAACTCCTTTCACGACCAGGGCCGTACCTACGCGCTGGACGGCGCCGTGGCGGCCGCGAAGAAGGCCGTGGACGACGGGGCCGACTGGGTGGACATCGGCGGGTTCGCCTTCAGTGCCGCTCAGGCGCAGATCGGCACGGCGGAGGAGATCGAGCGCGTCGCCCCGGTGATCGCCGAGGTCAGGGCCGTGACGGACGCCGTGATCTCGGTGGACACCCACCGCCCCGAGGTGGCGCAGGCGGCGATCGAGGCCGGCGCCGACGTCATCAACGACACCAACGGCCTGCGCGAGCCCGGCATCGCCGAGGTCGCCGCGGCGGCCGGTGTGAGCGTGGTGGTCACCCACAGCCTCGGCGGCCCTGGGCAGCGGGTGTTCCGGCCGAGCTATGCCGACGTGGTCGCGGAGGTGGCGGACTTCCTGCGTGAGCGGGTCGCGTTCGCGCTCAAAGCGGGCATCGCCCCCGAAAAGATCATCATCGATCCCGGGCACGACCTCAACAAGAACACCTTTCATTCCCTGGAGCTGACGCGCCGGCTGGAGGAGATCACCTCGATCGGTTACCCGACGCTGGTGGCGCTGTCCAACAAGGACTTCATCGGGGAGACGCTCGACCGTCCCCAGGGGGAGCGGAAGGACGGCACGATCGCCGTCAACGTCGTCTCCATCGTCAAGGGTGCCCGCATCCTGCGTGTCCACGACGTGCCCGCGGCCGTGGACTCCGTACGCATGACCGAGGCCGTGCTCGGCTGGCGCGGCCCGCTCGCACCGAGTCACAACCTGGCCTGA
- a CDS encoding ATP-binding protein, producing the protein MRTLLTLPFTLQDVTKLRRAVAELAEKCGLNGPRLDDFVLAVHESVVNAVEHAGGHGYFKLWTVNGVIRSETIDRGSGIPDGYVDGQFRPSERSYSGRGIYLIRRLCDTADFHTGPRGTTVRLTMQLPRGRDFSMRQRMRRIRVSVGGHPPGRFTA; encoded by the coding sequence ATGCGCACCCTATTGACCCTGCCCTTCACGCTCCAGGACGTTACGAAGCTGCGCCGAGCGGTGGCCGAGCTCGCCGAGAAGTGCGGGCTGAACGGGCCGAGGCTGGATGACTTCGTCCTGGCCGTGCACGAGAGCGTCGTCAACGCCGTCGAGCATGCGGGCGGGCACGGGTACTTCAAGTTGTGGACGGTGAATGGCGTCATCCGCTCAGAGACGATCGATCGAGGGTCGGGCATCCCCGACGGCTACGTGGACGGTCAGTTCCGGCCGTCCGAACGCAGCTATTCGGGGAGAGGGATCTATCTCATCCGCCGGTTGTGCGACACGGCGGACTTCCACACCGGTCCGCGCGGCACCACGGTCCGGCTCACCATGCAGCTGCCGCGGGGGCGCGACTTCAGCATGCGCCAGCGCATGAGGCGGATCAGGGTCTCGGTCGGCGGCCACCCGCCGGGCCGCTTCACTGCCTGA
- a CDS encoding polyprenyl synthetase family protein: MPVSFTQHSLGSRIDQHLSGFLETWRAIVSDPDVEAAYGVLNGFVLGGGKRIRPQLCYWGWRGAGGDDCEEIIRAAAALELCHAGLLIHDDIMDGSELRRGRATVHKSLAGLHKGPGAESFGQAGGILLGTLSLAWSDAMLSSCGIDPPRLRAAHHLFDTMRTEVISGQYLDMLAQLRAGASVDEALTVIRFKTAKYTVERPLQIGGALAGASPELLDSYSRFGVPLGEAFQLRDDVLGTFGLSSQTGKSALDDLREGKHTVLIAHALRRASRVQRDHLKRWHGDPELTEERAAELRRILLDTGAVAVVEEMIEQRVREAMTALVVAPIKPEAASALAVLADRLAHRIR; encoded by the coding sequence ATGCCGGTGAGCTTCACTCAGCACTCCCTTGGTTCACGCATTGATCAGCATCTGAGCGGTTTTCTCGAAACCTGGCGCGCGATCGTGTCCGATCCCGACGTCGAGGCGGCCTATGGGGTGCTGAACGGCTTCGTGCTCGGCGGCGGCAAGCGCATCCGCCCTCAGCTGTGCTACTGGGGCTGGCGCGGCGCCGGCGGCGACGACTGCGAGGAGATCATCAGGGCCGCCGCGGCACTGGAGCTGTGTCACGCGGGCCTGCTCATCCACGACGACATCATGGACGGCAGCGAGCTGCGGCGCGGCCGGGCGACCGTGCACAAGAGCCTGGCCGGGCTGCACAAGGGGCCGGGCGCGGAGTCGTTCGGCCAGGCGGGCGGCATCCTGCTCGGCACGCTGAGCCTGGCCTGGTCCGACGCCATGTTGTCGTCGTGCGGGATAGATCCACCGCGGTTGCGGGCCGCCCACCACCTCTTCGACACCATGCGCACCGAAGTGATCAGCGGCCAATACCTCGACATGCTCGCCCAGCTCCGCGCCGGCGCGAGCGTGGACGAGGCGCTGACGGTGATCCGCTTCAAGACCGCCAAATACACCGTGGAGCGGCCGCTGCAGATCGGCGGCGCGCTGGCCGGCGCCTCCCCCGAGCTGCTGGACTCCTACTCCCGGTTCGGCGTGCCACTGGGCGAGGCCTTCCAACTGCGCGACGACGTGCTGGGCACGTTCGGCTTGTCGTCGCAGACCGGCAAGTCGGCGCTCGACGACCTGCGCGAGGGCAAGCACACGGTGCTGATCGCCCATGCCCTGCGGCGGGCCTCGCGGGTGCAGCGCGACCACCTCAAGCGCTGGCACGGCGATCCTGAGCTGACCGAGGAGCGGGCCGCGGAGCTGCGCCGGATCCTGCTCGACACCGGAGCGGTCGCGGTGGTCGAGGAAATGATCGAACAACGGGTGCGCGAGGCCATGACGGCCCTGGTCGTGGCGCCGATCAAGCCGGAGGCCGCGAGCGCGCTGGCCGTGCTGGCCGACCGGCTCGCGCACCGCATCAGGTAA
- a CDS encoding 4-hydroxy-3-methylbut-2-enyl diphosphate reductase, giving the protein MGRVLLAAPRGFCAGVERAIVTVEEALRRFGPPVYVRKQIVHNTYVVGELTTRGAVFVEELDEVPDGALVIFSAHGVSPAVKEEARRRGLRTIDAACPLVTKVHMEAARLAKAGYEIVLIGHAEHEEVEGTLGEAPGHIHVVDPARPSEVTVSGSGPMSWLSQTTLAVDETMRAVADLRERFPHLADPPSDDICYASQNRQEAVTRIAPECELVIVVGSANSSNSQRLVEVALGAGADAAYLVDRAADADEGWLRGVRTVGVSCGASAPEWLVEELLGWLAARGYADVEQVALTEETLTFSLPPELRSTRNPG; this is encoded by the coding sequence ATGGGCCGGGTACTTCTCGCGGCGCCGCGCGGCTTCTGCGCGGGCGTCGAACGCGCGATCGTCACGGTCGAGGAGGCGCTGCGGCGTTTCGGGCCGCCCGTTTACGTGCGTAAGCAAATCGTTCACAACACCTACGTGGTCGGCGAGCTCACCACCCGCGGCGCGGTCTTCGTCGAGGAGCTCGACGAGGTCCCCGACGGCGCGCTGGTGATCTTCTCCGCTCACGGCGTCTCGCCGGCGGTCAAGGAGGAGGCGCGGCGACGCGGGCTGCGTACGATCGACGCGGCCTGCCCGCTGGTCACCAAGGTCCACATGGAGGCCGCGCGCCTGGCGAAGGCGGGCTACGAGATCGTGCTCATCGGTCACGCCGAGCACGAGGAGGTCGAGGGCACGCTCGGCGAGGCTCCCGGCCACATCCATGTGGTGGACCCGGCCCGCCCCAGCGAGGTGACGGTGAGCGGCTCAGGGCCGATGAGCTGGCTGTCGCAGACCACGCTCGCCGTGGACGAGACCATGCGGGCCGTCGCCGATTTACGCGAGCGCTTCCCGCACCTGGCCGACCCGCCCAGCGACGACATCTGCTACGCCAGCCAGAACCGGCAGGAGGCGGTCACCAGGATCGCGCCGGAGTGCGAGCTGGTCATCGTGGTCGGCTCGGCCAACTCCTCCAACTCCCAGCGGCTGGTGGAGGTCGCCCTGGGCGCCGGCGCGGACGCCGCCTACCTGGTCGACCGGGCCGCCGACGCGGACGAGGGGTGGCTGCGCGGCGTGCGCACCGTGGGCGTGAGCTGCGGCGCCTCCGCCCCCGAGTGGCTGGTCGAGGAGTTACTCGGCTGGCTGGCGGCGCGCGGCTACGCCGACGTGGAGCAGGTCGCCCTGACCGAAGAGACCTTGACGTTCTCCCTCCCTCCTGAACTCCGATCCACCCGTAACCCCGGCTAG
- a CDS encoding J-domain-containing protein encodes MTERKPPGVPFETWVDRQIREAMERGEFDDLPGAGKPLPGLDRPHDDMWWIKQKVESEGLTMPLPPTLALRKEAEQALAEARGARSETEARQIIEDVNHKIREAIRTGLSGPPLNLVPFNVEQIVSEWRRAH; translated from the coding sequence GTGACAGAGCGCAAGCCGCCCGGCGTACCGTTCGAGACCTGGGTCGACCGGCAGATCCGCGAGGCGATGGAGCGCGGTGAGTTCGACGATCTGCCGGGGGCGGGCAAGCCCCTGCCGGGGCTGGACCGGCCGCACGACGACATGTGGTGGATCAAGCAGAAGGTGGAGAGCGAAGGGCTCACGATGCCGCTGCCGCCGACGCTGGCGCTGCGCAAGGAGGCCGAGCAAGCACTGGCCGAGGCGCGCGGGGCGCGGTCGGAGACCGAGGCGCGGCAGATCATCGAGGACGTCAACCACAAGATCCGCGAGGCGATCAGGACGGGATTGTCCGGGCCGCCGCTCAACCTGGTGCCGTTCAACGTCGAGCAGATCGTGTCGGAGTGGCGCCGGGCACACTGA